A genome region from bacterium includes the following:
- a CDS encoding DNRLRE domain-containing protein — protein MTARSIPVFLLICAISALAYLDVILQPEADVGKDSYTYRGHGNFGDSSELYLEYEVLRPYLEFVELEDYIGEGLTLLSTKLEIFVYESPHEPSNMPSPMLIAPAAEDWEEMEITWDNQPDPLSEYEMEAWTSDIIEEHWETFYVTEIVAVWLDETIPNYGFVMYDYLGEPLCFASSDASSRRPKLTLTLNSPAVEEASWGAIKAGF, from the coding sequence ATGACCGCGCGCTCGATCCCGGTGTTCTTGTTAATATGCGCCATCTCGGCGCTGGCCTACTTAGACGTCATCCTCCAGCCCGAAGCAGACGTCGGCAAGGATTCGTACACCTATCGGGGACATGGTAACTTCGGCGACAGTAGCGAGCTGTACCTTGAATATGAAGTACTCCGGCCCTACCTCGAGTTCGTCGAGCTGGAGGATTACATCGGCGAGGGTCTGACCCTGCTTTCGACCAAGCTGGAAATTTTCGTATATGAGAGTCCCCACGAGCCGTCCAACATGCCCTCACCAATGCTCATAGCCCCCGCGGCGGAGGATTGGGAGGAGATGGAGATCACCTGGGACAACCAGCCCGACCCCCTCTCGGAGTACGAAATGGAAGCGTGGACCTCCGACATAATCGAAGAACACTGGGAAACCTTCTACGTGACCGAAATTGTCGCCGTGTGGCTGGACGAGACCATCCCCAACTACGGCTTCGTTATGTACGACTACCTTGGGGAACCGCTCTGCTTTGCATCCAGCGACGCAAGTAGCAGGCGGCCCAAGCTGACGCTGACGCTGAACAGCCCGGCGGTCGAGGAGGCCTCCTGGGGCGCGATAAAGGCCGGTTTCTGA